TGAGTCTGGAGACGTGGGCGCGGGGACCGTCCCGCCCGACGGCGCGAAGGCGGTGCGCGGGTCCCGATGCGGCTATGCGTCTGCTCCATCGGCGGTGTTCAGTTCCACCGCCGCAATCTGCTATCCTTTCCGCAGGCCGGCGTGTCCGCCGGCAATGATGCGGCGGTGCTCCGGTGAAGCAAGCTCTCCTGTTCGGCGGTGCGGCGGCGGCGGCCGCCGCCGTGGTCGCGTATCTGGCCTTCGATCCGGCCCCCACGCCGGGCTCCCGCGCCGGAACGGCCGGGTCCGGAACAACCGTCGCGCTGGGCAGCGTGACCCCGGTCAAGCCGCCGGCCAACGCGCCCGCTCCGGCGAAGGCCGCGGAGGAGCCCGCCGGTCCACGCTTCGACATCGTGCGCGTCGCCCCGGACGGCGCCACCGTGATGGCCGGCCGCGCCACGCCGGGCTCCTCGGTGACCGTCCATGACGGGGAGCGCTCGCTCGGCTCCGTCAACGCCGACGCGCGCGGCGAGTGGGTCCTTCTTCCCGACCAGCCCCTGGCCCCCGGCGCCCGCGAACTGAGCCTGTCGGAGAAGGCGACCCCGGCCGCCGACCCGACTCCGTCGGAGCGCGTCGTGGTGGTCGTGGTGCCCGACCCGCCGCCCGCCACCGGCGGTGCGTCTTCGGAAGCGCCCACCGGGCCGCTGGCCGTCGCCATGCCGCGCGGCGGGTTGGGCGACGGGCAGGGCGGCAGCACCGTGCTCCAGGCACCGAAGGGGCCGGCCGCCCCCGCGACCCGCGGCGTGGCGGCCCCGCCGCCGCCGGGAGGCGTGTCGCTGGAAAGCATGGATTACGACGCTTCGGGGCAGGTCGCCATGGGTGGCCGGGCGCAGCCGGGCAGCGCCGTTCAGCTCTATCTCGACAATCTTCTGGTCGGGAGCGCCCACACCGACCCGAACGGCCAGTGGCGGCTGCGCCCGGAGCGCGCCGTGCCGCCGGGCGTCTACACGCTGCGCGCCGATCAGGTGACCGACTCGGGCAAGGTCACCGCCCGCGTCGAGCTGCCGGTTCAGGTGTCGGAGGTTCCGGCCAACCTGCCGGACGGTCGGTCGATGGTCGTCCAGCCCGGCAACAGCCTGTGGCGGATCGCCCGCTCCACCTACGGACACGGCGTGCAGTACACGCTGATCTACGAGGCCAACCGCGGCCAGATCCGCGACCCGGACCTGATCTATCCCGGCCAGATCTTCGCTCTGCCGGTTTCGAATTAGGCCGGTTTCGAACGAGGCTTTACAGATACGGGGCGAGCAGGCGCAGGAAGGGCCGTGCCTGCTGGAGCGCGACCACCGTCTGGTGGATCAGATCCTCCGGCGTCGCCTGCCCCTCGAACTCGGCTTCGGAGAACAGCAGGATCTTCTGGCCCTCCTGGACGAGGAAGCGCGTTCCCCGTCGGTCCTGGATGCCGCGCAGGATCGCCAGCAGCTGGCGCCGCCGCTCCGGCGACTGGGCGGTGTAGGGGATGTGGCCGATCTCCGCCCACACCTGCGAGCGCGACGTTTCCCCGTCGAAGCCCACGGCGATGCTGAAGGGCAGCCCGTCGGCCATGAAGTGCAACCGCGCCGGGCGCGGCGGCTGGGCGATGCCCAGGACGCCCTCGGGGGTCATCACGAAGGTGTCGGGGCTGAAGGGCAGGGCGGTCTGCGAGACCTGCGCGAGCGACGGCATGGCCTGAAGGCGGGCGGCGGGAACGGACACGGTGGCTCGCTCATTCCTGTGGTGTCGGTGGCGTCACTCTCCACCTTCCCTGCTAAAATTCTGTAAAGGGCGGGGGATGCTGTCTAGAATGCGCCGCTCCAACGATCCGAGGCTGAAGTAACCGGCGATGTCCGCCCTCAATACCGTAGTCGTTCCGATCCACCGCGCCGGCTGGCCCTTCATCGCCGCCTTCGCCGTGGTCTCCCTGATTCTCGGGCTTGCCGTGGCGAAGCCGCTGGGCTGGCTGGGTCTCGTGCTCACCCTGTGGTGCGTGTATTTCTTCCGCGATCCCGATCGCGTGACGCCGACGCGCCCCGGCCTGCTGGTCAGCCCCGCCGACGGGCGCGTGACCATGATCGTTCCCGCGGTTCCGCCGCCGGAGCTGGGCATGGGCGACAAGCCGCTGACCCGCGTCAGCATCTTCCTCAACGTCTTCAACGTGCACGTCAACCGCGTGCCGGCGGACGGCACGGTGGTCGCGGCGGAGTATCACAAGGGCACCTTCGTGAACGCCGCGCTGGACAAGGCCAGCGAGGAGAACGAGCGCGCCGCCTTCCGCCACCGTCTTCCCGACGGGCGTGAGATTGCCTATGTGCAGATCGCCGGCCTCGTCGCCCGCCGCATCCTCTACTGGGTGAAGGCCGGCCAGGAGGTCAAGGCGGGCGAGCGGTTCGGCCTGATCCGATTCGGCAGCCGCACCGACGTCTATCTGCCGGACGGCGTGGCCCCGCTGGTCTGCGTCGGGCAGACGGCGATCGGCGGCGAGACCGTGCTGGCCGACCTGACCACCACCGAACCGCAACGGCAGGGGGATGTCCGCCGATGAAGCGTCCGGTCTTCAAGCCGGCAGTGTTCCGCAAGCGCCGGGCGCGCCGTCCGCATCCGCGGCTGAAGGGGTTGTCGATCAACCATCTTCTGCCCAACGTGCTGACGGTGCTGGCGCTGTGCTCCGGCCTGACGGCCATCCGCTTCGCTATGCACGAGCGGTGGGAGCAGGCGGTGGTCTGCATCGTCATCGCGGCGATCTTCGACGCGCTGGACGGGCGGATCGCCCGCCTGCTGAACGGGCAGAGCAAGTTCGGCGCCGAGCTGGACAGCCTGTCCGACGTCATCAGCTTCGGCGTGGCCCCCGCCTTCATGATGTATCTGTGGGCGCTGAACGGCGCCGGCAGCCTGGGCTGGATCGCCGCCATGGCCTACGCCGTCTGCGCGGCGCTGCGGCTCGCCCGCTTCAACTCCCGCCTGGACGTCGACCTGCCGCCCTGGGCCTTCAACTACTTCACGGGGGTTCCCGCCCCGGCGGGCGCCGGTCTGGCCGTGCTGCCCATGGTCATCGGCTTCGAGGCCGGGCCGGACATCGCCGGCCACCCGGCCGTCGTCGTGCCCTGGACGCTGGCGATGGGCGGGCTGATGGTCAGCACGCTGCCGACCTTCTCCTTCAAGGGCATGCGGGTGCCGACCCAGTATGTGGTGCCGGGACTGGTCGGCGTCGGCCTGCTCGCCGCCTCGCTGGTCAGTCAGCCCTGGTGGACCCTGGCCTTCCTCGGGCTGGCCTATCTGGCGAGCCTGCCCTTCTCGGTGGCGCAGTTCCGCAAGCTGCAGCACGCCGCCCAGCTGATGCAGGAGGCGGAGGAGCCGCCGGCCGAGGAGGCCGTGGCCCCCGCTCCGGACGCGCCATCCTCGCCGGAAACGGCAAGGACGGCCGACGTCACGAAGACGGCCAACGACTGAACGGACAAAGACTGAGCGGCAGGCCCGCCGTTGCCGTCACTCGGCGGCGGCGGGCAGGTCCAGGGGGACGGTCCGCTCGGTCACGGCGACCGTCAGGACCATCGGGATCTGGCGCAGGCAATTGCCGACATGGTTCGATTCCGCGGTCACCATGCCGGTCACCTCGACCTCCACGGTCAGCGTTTCGCCCAGCAGGCGGCTGCTCAGCGACAGGGGGACAAGGCCGCGCTTGGCGAACAGCACCAGCACGCGGGGCAGGGTGCCGGGATCGGCGTCGGCCTGCACGGCGAAGCGGACGAGACGGTTCGGATCGGTCGGACGGGATTCGGCGGCGGGAGCCGCCAGCGTGACGGTTGAGAGCGTGACGGTTGACATGGATCGGTCTTGCCTAAGTCTTGAGTCGATGAGTGCAGGATCAGACCTGCAGACGTGCGAAAACCCCGGCTCTCACGCGAGAACCGGGCTGCTAATTCGCAGACCCAGGGTAAGGCAACGGTCCATCATGGGCGTCAGGATAGGGCGATGGGCGGCCATGGTCAATGGAGTCGGGGTGCGATAAACCCTCTCCCCAGAGGGAGAGGGGATATAGGCGGCGGCAACCATTAAATTCCATCCAACAGGACACGCGGGTCATGAATGACAACGGCATCCTCATCCGCCCGGCCGAGCCGGACGACGCGCCCGACCTGGCGCGGCTGATCGACATGGCCGGCGGCGGCGTCTACGAATTCCTGCTCGACGGGCTGGTGCCCGGCCAGACGGCGGCGGAGATGCTGGTGCCGGGGCTGGCGGGCACGTCGGGGTCGTTCTCCCACCGCCATTCGGGCGTGGCGGAGGTGGCGGGGCGCATCGTCGGGGTCGTCCACGCCTACCCTGTGGATTGGATCAAGACCCAGGACTACAGCGGACTGCCCGTCGACCGGCTGGCCCACATGGAGGATTTCAACCGCGTGCACGACTGGGGCAGCTATTTCCTGTCGGCGCTGGCCGTCGACCCGGCGTGGCGCCGCCAAGGCGTCGCCTCCCGGCTTCTCGCCTGGGTCTATGAGCGGGCGCGCCGCGGCCGGTTCGACCGGGTGACGCTGCATGTCTGGGCCGACAACGCCGACGCGCGCCGGCTCTATGCCAAGGAGGGCTTCGCCGAGATCGGCCGCGCCGACATCCCCTGGCACGAGCGGCTGCCGCACCAGGGGGGAAGCGTGCTGCTCCGGCGCGCGGTCTAGTTACCGGCCCGGCTTCAGCTGGTCGCGGGTCAGCCAGAAGACCTCGCCGAAGCTGTTGGCGGTCTCCACCCAGAAGAAGTCGAGGTCCGGGTACTCGGCCTCCAGGATCTCGCGGCCCGTGCCGAACTCGCAGAGCAGGCCGCCTTCCGGAGTCAGGTGCTTGGGCGCCTCCTTCAGGATGCGGCGGACGATGTCCAGCCCGTCCTCGCCCGAGGCCAGGGCCATCTGCGGCTCATGGCGGAACTCCGGCGGCAGGTTGGCCATCGCCTCGGCGTCCACATAGGGCGGGTTGGTGATGATGACGTCGTACTTGCGGTTCTTCAGCGGCGCGAACAGGTCGCCGTGGTGCAGGGCGATGCGGTCCTCGAACCCGCTGTCCGCCACGTTGCGCTTGGCCACCTCCAGCGCGTCGGCGGACAGGTCCACCGCGTCCACCTGGGCCTCCGGGAAGATCTGGGCGGCCAGGATGGCGAGGCAGCCGGAGCCGGTGCAGAGGTCGAGAACCCGCTCGACCTCCGTCGGGTCCTCCACCAGCGTGAAGTCGTCGCCGCCGATCAGGTCGGAGAACAGGATTTCCCCGATGTAGGAGCGCGGGACGATCACCCGCTCGTCCACATAGAAGGGGATGCCCTGGATGTAGGCCTTGTTCAGCAGGTAGGAGGCCGGCTTGCGCGTCTCCACGCGGGCGTGCAGCAGGTCGGCGACCTTGCGGCGCTCCGCCAGGGTCAGCCGGGCGTCCACATAGGGGTCGAGCTGGTCGATGGGCAGGCTCAGCCCTTCCAGCACCATGAACACCGCCTCGTCATGGGCGTTGGTGGTGCCGTGGCCGTAGTCCAGATCGGCCTCGTTGAAGCGGCTGACGCCGTAGCGGATCAGGTCGCGGACGGTGCGCAGCTCGGTCGCCGCGTCGGCGGGGGTGAGGTCCAGGGAGGGCTTGGTCACTTACAGGATCTCCAGAACGCTTTCCGGCGGACGGCCCACGCGGGCCTTGTCGCCCGTGACGACGATGGGCCGCTCGATGGCGGCGGGGTTGGCGGACAATGCGTCGATCAGGGCGTCGCCGTCGAGATCCTTGGCGATCCCGGCCTCCGCCGCCTCCTTGGCGCGCAGGATGTCGCGCGGGCCCTTGCCCAGCTTGCCCAGGATGGCCTTCAGCTCCGCCGGGCCGGGCGGGGTCTTCAGATACTCCACGACGGTGGGCTCGACGCCCCTGGACCTCAGAAGCTCCAGCGTCTGGCGCGACTTGGTGCAGCGCGGGTTGTGGTAGATGGTGACGTCGCTCATCCCGGTTTTTCCCTCGCTCTTGGCGGCCCAGTGATTGCCCGTGGCAGGAATACACCCGCCCCGCGTGCGGCGCCAACCCGCCATGCGGAATGGCGGCGGCAACGCAACATCCCTCGCGTGACAAGGCCGGCGCTTGGCATTACCTTGCGCGCTCGCATTATTGGCGGCCCGCCGCGTGCGGGGCCATTCATTTCGACGGATGCCGGCCGTGACGAAGCTCTCGCTCTCCAAGGACAAGATCAACATCCTGCTGCTCGAAGGCGTTCACGACAACGCCATCAACGAGCTGGCGCATGGCGGCTACGCCACCGTGGAGCGTCTGCCGCACGCGCTGGACGAATCGGAGCTGCTGGAGCGCATCGGGTCCGTCCACATGCTGGGCATCCGCTCGCGCACCCATCTGACCGCCAAGGTGCTGGAGGCCGCGACCCGCCTGTTCAGCGTCGGCTGCTTCTGCATCGGCACCAATCAGGTCGATCTGAAGGCCGCCCGCCGACTCGGCATCCCGGTCTTCAACGCGCCCTATTCGAACACCCGGTCGGTGGCGGAGCTGGTGATCGGCGAGATCATCATGCTGATGCGCGGCATCTTCTCGAAGTCGAACCTCGTGCATGGCGGCGGCTGGATGAAGTCGGCCAAGGACAGCTACGAGATCCGCGGCAAGACGCTGGGCATCGTCGGCTACGGCCACATCGGCACCCAGGTGTCGATCATGGCCGAGTCGATGGGCATGAAGGTCCGCTACTACGACGTCGTGAACAAGCTGGCGCTCGGCAACGCGCAGTCCTGCCACTCGCTGGAGGAACTGCTGGCGGTGTCCGACGTGGTGACCCTGCACGTCCCCGACACGCCGCAGACCCGCGACATGATCGGCGAGGCGCAGATCCGCGCCATGAAGAAGGGCGCCCACCTGATCAACGCCGCCCGCGGCAAGGTCGTGGTGATCGAGGCGCTGGCCGCCGCCCTGAAGGACAAGCATCTGCTGGGTGCTGCCATCGACGTGTTCCCGAAGGAGCCGGGCGGCGACAAGGAGGTGTTCGAGAGCGCGCTGCGCGGGCTCGACAACGTGATCCTGACCCCGCACATCGGCGGTTCGACGATGGAGGCGCAGGCCAACATCGGCACCGAGGTGTCGCAGAAGCTGATCGAGTATTCGGACAACGGCTCGACCATGGGTGCGGTGAACTTCCCGCAGGTCGGCCTGCCGGTGGTCCACGCCGGTTCCACCCGCTTCCTGCACGTCCACGAGAACCGTCCGGGCGTGCTGCGCAAGATCAACGAGGTCTTCTCGGGCCGCAACCTGAACATCGCCGCGCAGTATCTCCAGACCGACCCGGAGCTGGGCTACGTCGTGGTGGATGTCGACGGCGACGTGGACGAGAACGAGGTGGCGAGCGATCTGCGCGCCATCGAGGGCACGCTGAAGGCCCGCTTCCTCTATCCGGGCAAGCGCTGAGGCCCGGCATCGCGGCCCTTGCCGTCGGCGGGGGCCGCACCGACATAGGCGGAATGATCCTCCGCCCGTTTCGACCGCGTCTGCGCGCCGGCCTCCTGACGCTCCTGTTCCTGGGTGGGGGAGGGCTTGGCTTTTCGGCGCCCGCGGCCGCGCAAACCGCGACCGCACAGGGCGGGGTCGCGGCCTGTCCGGACTTCGCGCCGGCCCGCGTGGTCCTCGATCTGCAGATCGCCCCGCTGCGCACCGACTACAGCCAGTCGATCCGCCAACTGGCCCAGAAGCCGGGGCGGCGTCCCGTCGCGGGGCGGACCGCCAACTCCCACACGCTGGGGCTGGCGGCCATTCAATACAATCAGCAATGGCAGGCCGGCGTCATGACGGCGTCGCTGGGGCAGGGCCGCTACTGCGGCGCGGCGCAGACCCTGACCGTCACCTTCGGCTACGACGAGCGGACCGTCTATGTCGCCCGCGAACTGCCGCAGGGCAGCTGCATCCATGGCGAGGTGCTGGCCCACGAGATGCGCCACGTCACGGTGGACGAGCAGCTTCTGCGCGAGTATGTGCCGGTTCTGAAGCGCCGGCTGGAGGAAGTGGTCGGCCGCGCCCGCCCGGCCCAGGGGCGCTCCGAACGGCAGGTGATGGCGGCGATCGAGCAGCCGATCAAGGCGGCGATGCGCCAGTTGATGGAGGAGTTCGGGCGCGAGCGGAACGCGCGCCAGGCCGGCATCGACACCCCCGCCGAATACGAGCGCATCAGCCAATCCTGCAACGGCGAGATCAACCGCTACCTCGGGCGCGTCTGATCCACTGGATGCCGCGTCACCGCCGGCGCCCACGTCCGGAGGCGTGGCGGTCGATGAATTCCGGCGGCTTGCGGGACACCCAGCGCAGGAAGGCGGCGATGTCCGGGTGGGCACGCAGGCTGGCGATGGTGTGGTAGTGGTCGCGCAATTCCGCTTCGCTCAGCACCGCGTGGATCTTGGCGTGGCAGATGCGGTGCATGGTCACGGTGTCCCGCCCGCCATAGGTGCGCGGGATCAGATGATGCTCGTTCAGGCTGGGGCCGGGCACCATCGGGCGGCCGCAGAGGGGGCAGGGGGGAAAGGACGGGGCGTGCGGCGGCATGGAGCGTCCGGACGGGCGGCGGCCGTCAGGCAGGGGGCGGCGCGGGCAGGGCGGTGCGGATGCGGGCGACCAGCTCGTCGGCCTGATAGGGTTTCTGCAGGATGGGCAGCCCGTCCAGCGCCGAGGCCCGCTGGATCTCCGCATAGCCGGTGACCATCAGGACCGGCAGGCCGGGGCGCCGGGCGCGCAGCTCCCGCACCAGCTCCAGCCCCGTCATGCCGGGCATCGCGTAGTCGGTCAGCACGAGGTCCACCTCCGGTTCGCGGGCGAAGACGTCCAGCGCGTCGGGTCCGCTGGACGCCTCCATGATGCGGAAACCGGCATGCTCCAGAACCGTCGCGGTCGCCATGCGGACCAGCGCCTCGTCCTCCACCAGAAGGATGGTGGCGGGGCGGGGCGGGGCCTGGGCGGCGACCGGCGGCTCGGCGTCCCGGCCCTCCTCCTCCTCGGCGTCGGCCCGCGGCAGATAGAGCGTCACCGTCGTGCCGGCGCCCAGCCGGGTGGCGAGAACCACCGTCCCGCCGGATTGCGCGGCCAGCCCGTGCACCATCGACAGGCCCAGGCCGGTGCCGTGCCCGACGCCCTTCGTCGTGAAGAAGGGCTCGAAGGCGCGGGCCGCCGTCTCCTCGCTCATGCCGCTGCCGGTGTCGGCGACGGCGATGCACACGCAGTCCCCGGCGGCGAGGTCGAGCGGACGCCCTTCCGCCTCGTCCGGGCAATTGCGCGTGTGGATGGTCAGGGTGCCGCCCGCCGCCATGGCGTCGCGCGCGTTGATGGCGAGGTTGAGGATGGCCATTTCGAGCTGGTTCGGATCGACCCGCGCCGGCCACAGGCTGGGCTCCGTCTCCGTCACGATGCGGGTGGTGCCCCCCAGCGTGCGTTCCAGCAGCCCGCCCATGCCGGTGACCAGGGCGCCGACGTCGACCGTCTTCGGCTCCAGCCGCTGCCGGCGGGAGAAGGCCAGCAGATGCTGGGTCAGGGTGGCGCCGCGCTCCACCGCCTTCTCCGCCATGTCCAGGGCCTGGGGATGGCTGACCCCGCCGCTTTCCCCCGCGGCGCGCAGCAGGTAGAGCGAGGTGCCGATGGCCTGGAGCAGGTTGTTGAAGTCGTGGGCGATGCCGCCGGTGAGCTGGCCGATGGCCTCCATCTTGCGGGCCTGGTGCAGCGTCTCCTCGATCTCGCGCAGGGCCTGGCCGGTGCGCTCCCGCTCCTCGACGTCGCGGGCGACGTGATAGGCGCCGATGCGCCGGCCGCTGGAATCCAGGATGGTGCCGAAGGCCAGCTCATAGCGCTTGCGCTGCAGGGTGGGGTCGCCCAGCTCCTCCACGATGGTGAAGCGCTCCCCGCCGAGCGCGCGGCTCCACAGGGACTCCGCGGTGGCCTGGGCGGTGGGCAGATGCTCCATCATCTCCAGAAGGCGCTGGCCGATGGCCGGACGGTGGCCGTAGAGCGCCTCGACCTCCCGCTGGTAGGCGCCGTTGAAGAGGATGTAGCGGCACTCCTGGTCCACCGCGACGATCAGGTCGGTGGAGCTTTCGATGATCGCGGCGAACAGGCGGCGGTCGGAGGCGTGGCGGTCCACCAGCTCGCCCAGCTGCATCTCGTGGGCGCGCCGCCGCTCCGTCACGTCCTCCAGGATGCCGACGGCGCGGGTGGTGCCGTCCGGGTCGGTCAGGCAGGAGCCGCGCATGGCCAGCCAGCGCACCTGCCCGTCGGGCGAGCCGACGGGAAACTCCGCCTCCAGCTCGCCCTTCGACGGGTCGTCGCGGAAGAGGGCGGCGCGGATGGCGTTGCGGTGGTCCGCCGCGACGTTGCGGATCCAGGATTCGACCGAAGCGCCGTCGAGCACCGGGACACCCAGGAGGGCGGCGGTGTGGTCCGACCCGTGGAAGCGGCGGCTGCGCGTGTCGAAGCGCCAGACCCCCAGCCCGACGACCTCCATGACCAGCCGCTGCTGCGCCTCGCTGTCGCGCAGGCGGCGGGCCGCCCGGTTCAGCGCGCCGGCCACCGCGTTGACCTCGCGGATCGGCGTGGGGGCGGTCATCACCAGCGCGGCGTGCGGGCCGTCGCGCCCCAGCGCCAGGGCGGAGCCGGCGAGCGCCGCGACCGGGTCGGCGATGCGCCGCCCGACCGCCAGCGCCATCGCCAGGCTGACCAGCAGCAGGATGCCGCCGCCGCACAGCACCAGCGTGACCGAGCGGCGCATGGGCTCGGCGATCAGCTCCTGC
The window above is part of the Azospirillum sp. TSH58 genome. Proteins encoded here:
- a CDS encoding LysM peptidoglycan-binding domain-containing protein, whose translation is MKQALLFGGAAAAAAAVVAYLAFDPAPTPGSRAGTAGSGTTVALGSVTPVKPPANAPAPAKAAEEPAGPRFDIVRVAPDGATVMAGRATPGSSVTVHDGERSLGSVNADARGEWVLLPDQPLAPGARELSLSEKATPAADPTPSERVVVVVVPDPPPATGGASSEAPTGPLAVAMPRGGLGDGQGGSTVLQAPKGPAAPATRGVAAPPPPGGVSLESMDYDASGQVAMGGRAQPGSAVQLYLDNLLVGSAHTDPNGQWRLRPERAVPPGVYTLRADQVTDSGKVTARVELPVQVSEVPANLPDGRSMVVQPGNSLWRIARSTYGHGVQYTLIYEANRGQIRDPDLIYPGQIFALPVSN
- a CDS encoding phosphatidylserine decarboxylase gives rise to the protein MSALNTVVVPIHRAGWPFIAAFAVVSLILGLAVAKPLGWLGLVLTLWCVYFFRDPDRVTPTRPGLLVSPADGRVTMIVPAVPPPELGMGDKPLTRVSIFLNVFNVHVNRVPADGTVVAAEYHKGTFVNAALDKASEENERAAFRHRLPDGREIAYVQIAGLVARRILYWVKAGQEVKAGERFGLIRFGSRTDVYLPDGVAPLVCVGQTAIGGETVLADLTTTEPQRQGDVRR
- the pssA gene encoding CDP-diacylglycerol--serine O-phosphatidyltransferase; amino-acid sequence: MKRPVFKPAVFRKRRARRPHPRLKGLSINHLLPNVLTVLALCSGLTAIRFAMHERWEQAVVCIVIAAIFDALDGRIARLLNGQSKFGAELDSLSDVISFGVAPAFMMYLWALNGAGSLGWIAAMAYAVCAALRLARFNSRLDVDLPPWAFNYFTGVPAPAGAGLAVLPMVIGFEAGPDIAGHPAVVVPWTLAMGGLMVSTLPTFSFKGMRVPTQYVVPGLVGVGLLAASLVSQPWWTLAFLGLAYLASLPFSVAQFRKLQHAAQLMQEAEEPPAEEAVAPAPDAPSSPETARTADVTKTAND
- a CDS encoding GNAT family N-acetyltransferase, translated to MNDNGILIRPAEPDDAPDLARLIDMAGGGVYEFLLDGLVPGQTAAEMLVPGLAGTSGSFSHRHSGVAEVAGRIVGVVHAYPVDWIKTQDYSGLPVDRLAHMEDFNRVHDWGSYFLSALAVDPAWRRQGVASRLLAWVYERARRGRFDRVTLHVWADNADARRLYAKEGFAEIGRADIPWHERLPHQGGSVLLRRAV
- the prmB gene encoding 50S ribosomal protein L3 N(5)-glutamine methyltransferase, with the protein product MTKPSLDLTPADAATELRTVRDLIRYGVSRFNEADLDYGHGTTNAHDEAVFMVLEGLSLPIDQLDPYVDARLTLAERRKVADLLHARVETRKPASYLLNKAYIQGIPFYVDERVIVPRSYIGEILFSDLIGGDDFTLVEDPTEVERVLDLCTGSGCLAILAAQIFPEAQVDAVDLSADALEVAKRNVADSGFEDRIALHHGDLFAPLKNRKYDVIITNPPYVDAEAMANLPPEFRHEPQMALASGEDGLDIVRRILKEAPKHLTPEGGLLCEFGTGREILEAEYPDLDFFWVETANSFGEVFWLTRDQLKPGR
- the arsC gene encoding arsenate reductase (glutaredoxin) (This arsenate reductase requires both glutathione and glutaredoxin to convert arsenate to arsenite, after which the efflux transporter formed by ArsA and ArsB can extrude the arsenite from the cell, providing resistance.): MSDVTIYHNPRCTKSRQTLELLRSRGVEPTVVEYLKTPPGPAELKAILGKLGKGPRDILRAKEAAEAGIAKDLDGDALIDALSANPAAIERPIVVTGDKARVGRPPESVLEIL
- the serA gene encoding phosphoglycerate dehydrogenase; the protein is MPAVTKLSLSKDKINILLLEGVHDNAINELAHGGYATVERLPHALDESELLERIGSVHMLGIRSRTHLTAKVLEAATRLFSVGCFCIGTNQVDLKAARRLGIPVFNAPYSNTRSVAELVIGEIIMLMRGIFSKSNLVHGGGWMKSAKDSYEIRGKTLGIVGYGHIGTQVSIMAESMGMKVRYYDVVNKLALGNAQSCHSLEELLAVSDVVTLHVPDTPQTRDMIGEAQIRAMKKGAHLINAARGKVVVIEALAAALKDKHLLGAAIDVFPKEPGGDKEVFESALRGLDNVILTPHIGGSTMEAQANIGTEVSQKLIEYSDNGSTMGAVNFPQVGLPVVHAGSTRFLHVHENRPGVLRKINEVFSGRNLNIAAQYLQTDPELGYVVVDVDGDVDENEVASDLRAIEGTLKARFLYPGKR
- a CDS encoding HNH endonuclease — translated: MPPHAPSFPPCPLCGRPMVPGPSLNEHHLIPRTYGGRDTVTMHRICHAKIHAVLSEAELRDHYHTIASLRAHPDIAAFLRWVSRKPPEFIDRHASGRGRRR
- a CDS encoding response regulator — protein: MPVHAQDDDAPAGESVAGDDQPRTGGLSLRTGLVLLVMAALLPMLGFAGWTVFRMAETQSAAIERSGQDLARTLAVAVDRELMAMETALQVLTTSPHLDKGDLAAFHRQATELLQHKGSRREGVHIMLSNAQGQQMLNTRRPFGEPLPRAAVAGLIRRTADSGQTQISEIFTGAVAQRPLVAVALPITRNGPSEHVLTMSIPAEMFIEVLRQQGLPEGWVAALWDRQGVVITRTAASDSFTGTPIPAEVFRRTASASSGTFAIVARDGTPLFNAFARSELSGWTVAVGVPQELIAEPMRRSVTLVLCGGGILLLVSLAMALAVGRRIADPVAALAGSALALGRDGPHAALVMTAPTPIREVNAVAGALNRAARRLRDSEAQQRLVMEVVGLGVWRFDTRSRRFHGSDHTAALLGVPVLDGASVESWIRNVAADHRNAIRAALFRDDPSKGELEAEFPVGSPDGQVRWLAMRGSCLTDPDGTTRAVGILEDVTERRRAHEMQLGELVDRHASDRRLFAAIIESSTDLIVAVDQECRYILFNGAYQREVEALYGHRPAIGQRLLEMMEHLPTAQATAESLWSRALGGERFTIVEELGDPTLQRKRYELAFGTILDSSGRRIGAYHVARDVEERERTGQALREIEETLHQARKMEAIGQLTGGIAHDFNNLLQAIGTSLYLLRAAGESGGVSHPQALDMAEKAVERGATLTQHLLAFSRRQRLEPKTVDVGALVTGMGGLLERTLGGTTRIVTETEPSLWPARVDPNQLEMAILNLAINARDAMAAGGTLTIHTRNCPDEAEGRPLDLAAGDCVCIAVADTGSGMSEETAARAFEPFFTTKGVGHGTGLGLSMVHGLAAQSGGTVVLATRLGAGTTVTLYLPRADAEEEEGRDAEPPVAAQAPPRPATILLVEDEALVRMATATVLEHAGFRIMEASSGPDALDVFAREPEVDLVLTDYAMPGMTGLELVRELRARRPGLPVLMVTGYAEIQRASALDGLPILQKPYQADELVARIRTALPAPPPA